GGCTCCCGGTCGGCTCACCGGTCCTGCCGTAGGGCTCGATGTACCAGGCGAGCGCGCCCAGCACCAGCACACCCCACACCATGCCGAGCGGCCGGCGGGCGAACAGGGCGAGCAGGAGTCCGAGGCCGGTGGGCGCGAGGAGCCACGGCAGGAAGGCGAGCAACTGGGGCACGGGGGTGATGCCGTCGCTGTCGGCGGCCCGGCATCCGATTACCACGCTCACCCCGGCCGGCAGCAGCAGGCCCGCCCAGGCCGCGGCCCGTCGGCCCCCGGACCGCGCCGGCCGGTCCTCGGACTCCGCCGGGGCAGTCACCGCAGTGTCCACGTCCGGGCCTGCCTTCCGCTCGTTCGCGTGGGGTGCCCGAATCCTCCCTCACCGACGGGTGGGGCGTCTGCTCAGGCGTCGAGTCCGTCCAGGAAGTCCGCCAGCGCCGCGTTGAACTCCTCCGGTCGCTCCAGGTTCGGCAGATGGGCCGCCGCGGCGATCACGCTGAGCGTCGAGTGCGGCAGCGCCGCGTGCATCGCCTCGGCGTCCGGGACCGGGGTGTACTCGTCGTCGGCGCCGACGACGACGAGGGCCGGGACGGTGACGCGGGTCAGCAGGTCGCGGTAGTCGGGGCGCTCGGCCCGTCCGCGCAGGGCGGCCGCCGCGCCCTCGGGCGGCGTGGCGGTCATCATGCGGTGCACGTGCGCCGCGACCTCGGCGTCCGCGTACGGCGCGACCATCTTGTGCAGCACCTCGTCGGCGTAGCCCGTCATGCCCTCGCGCAGCAGGCGGTCCGCCATCGCGGCGCGCGCCTTCCTGCCTTCCGGTGTCTCGGCCGACGGGAACGTGTCGGCCAGCACCAGCCCCCGGATCCGCTCCGGGAACAGCCGGTAGCACTCCATCGCGATCTGGCCGCCCATGGAGAGTCCGGCGAGGATGAACCGGTCCACCCCGAGGTGGTCCAGCAGTGCCGCGATGTCCTCGGCGAAGGTGGCGAGGGGCGTGACGCCGGGGATCACCGGAGACGCGCCGTAGCCGCGCAGATCCGGGGCGATCACTCGCCGTCGCGAGGAGAACGCGGCGATCTGAGGGGTCCACATCGTGTGGTCGAAGGGGTGGCCGTGGATCAGGACGAGAGGGAGCGCCGCGGCATCGGCGCCGCTCCCTTTGTCCTCGTATGCGAGGAAGGGTGCCATGGTCACGACCCTAGGTCCGGCCAACTGCTCGGTGCAATAGGATCTTTGCCCTCGGTGCAATCCCGGCGGTGCGACCCGGTGCCGCGATCCAGAACGCGAACAGGGAGACCTCACGTGGTGGACGACTACCGGCGCATCGCCGACCGGCTCGCCGACGACATCGCCGCCGGGCGCCTCAGACCCGGCGAACGGCTGCCCCCGCAGCGGGCGTTCGCCCGGCGGCGCGGGATCGCCGGATCGACGGCGGGACGCGTCTACGCCGAACTGGTGCGACGCGGACTGGTGGTCGGCGAGGTCGGGCGCGGCACCTTCGTCCGGGCCGCCCCGGTCGCCTCGGGACGCGCCCTCGCCGAGCCGTCCCCCCATCCCCGGCCCCGCTCGTGAACCTGGAGCTCAACTACCCCACCGTGCCGGGCCAGTCGGAGCTGCTCACGCCCGCCCTCGCCCCGCTGCTGCGCCCCGACGTCCTCACCGAGTCCCTGCGCACCGCTCCCGCCACCGGTACGCCCGCCGCCCGCGAGGCCGCCGCCGACCTCCTCGCCACCCCGGGCTGGCGTCCGGCCCCGTCCCGGCTGGCCTTCGCGGGCAACGCCCGCCAGGCCATCGCCGCCGCGTTCGCCTCCCTCGTCCGGCCGGGCGGCCGCGTCGGCGTCGAGGCACTCACGTACCCCCTGGTCAAGGAGATCGCGACGCGGCTCGGCGTCACTCTGGTCCCGCTGGCCATGGACGACGAAGGGCTGCGGCCCGAGGCGGTCACCGCCGCCCACCGCTCGGCGCCCCTGTCCGCCGTGTACGTGCAGCCCACCCTGCACAATCCGACCGGCGTGACGATGGGGGACGCGCGCCGCCGGCAACTGGCCGACACCGCACGCCACCTGGACCTCCCGCTCGTCGAGGACCGCATCTGGTCCTTCCTCCACACCGGCCAGGACCCCCTCGCCGCCCACGCCCCCGAGCGCACCTACCTCGTCGACGGCCTCTCCAAGCGCGTCGCGCCCGGCCTCACCGTCGGCTTTCTCGTCGTGCCCGAGGACCGGGTCGAGGACGTGGCGGCGGCGCTGCGCTCCGGTGCCTGGAGCGCGGGACGGTTCGCGCTGGAGGCCGCGGTGCGCTGGCTCGCGGACGGCACGGTCGCCCGGCTGGTCACCGCCAAGCGGGCGGACGCGGAGCTGCGGCAGAAGCTGGTCGCCGAGCATCTCGCCGGGTTCCGTGTGCGGGCGGATCCGCGGGCGTACCAGGTCTGGTGGGAGCTGCCCGGGCCGTGGCGGGCGGACACGTTCACGGCGGCGGCAGCGGCGCGCGGGATCGCGGTGACCCCGGGCTCGGCCTTCGCCGCCGCCCCGGCCGCCGCGGCGGGCGCTTCGGACGCCGTCAGGCTCGGACTCGCGTCGGTGGCTCCGCCGAAGCTGGCCCGGGCGCTCGGGACGCTCGCCGACGTCGCGCGTACGCGGCCGTGAGCAGGGCGGTCAGTGCCACCGTGAGGCCGAGCGCGAGCAGAGCCCAGGAGACCAGGCGCAGGGTCTCGGTGAGGGCGTCGTAGACCGCGCCCACCGCCGTGGGGGACACGTCGGGCGGCAGGTCGGCGAGGGTGAGCCGGCGGCCGACGGCGACCGCGACGCCGAGCAGCGCGGCGCCCAGCGCCGTGCCGAGCCCGGTGGCCAGCACCGCCTGTCTGCGGCACACCGCGACGAGGATGCCCGTCACGGCGAGGACGGCCGCCGAGACGGGCAGCCAGAATCCGGCGACTTCAAGCACATGGAACCCCTTCCGGAGCTCGGCCAGATCCTCCGAGGGCAACACCGTGATCTCGGTGTGCTCGACGTGGATACGGTTCGCCAACGGCACGTGCGCGTGGGCGAGTTGACTTCTGACCTGTTCGGCGACCGGGGCGAGGTCGATCGTCACGGCCTCCTCCCGGTCACTGCGCAGCGCCCGCATCACCGCCTCGTGCGCGGCCCGGTTCGCCGCCTCCCACGCCGTGTGGAACGCCGGTGTCAGCGTGAACGAGCGCACCGCGTCCCGTACGAAGTGGTTCACCGGCCCCTGGAGCGGTGCCCGCACATGGACCTCGCGCAGGATCCCGGTCGTGACGGCCGCGGCGATCGCCTCCCGTACGTCCGTGTCGGCGGCGAGCGGCTCCATCGCGGCCGCGTAGCGCTCGTCGTCGCCGATCCCGTAAGCCGCCCAGGTCGACAGCGCGCCGAGCGGCGCGAACAGGCAGGCGAGGGCGATCAGGACGGCCGACAGGGTGCTGCGCACACGAGGGGACACCTCACCAGGCAAGGCCCCGTGGGCGGCGAGCGCGAGCGGTGTGACTCCATATGGGTGCAAACGACGAGCCGCTCCGGTGGAGAGCTCACCCGAACGGGTGTTACCTGGTTGTAGCGGCTCTTCCCCAGACTCCTGGGACCTGGTCCCAGGGGGTAGGTGAGTGAGGGAGGTGCACGAGGCCCCGGCAGCCTGCCGGGGCCTCGTGCACCATGCCGCGGCGTCGCGGCGGCGTGCCGCCGCGTCAGTTCACCGGATGGCCGGCCGCGTCCTCGTGCGTGTAGTAGTGGTAGAAGCTCCCCGCGAGCACGAACACCGAGACTCCCAGCGCCATGAACGTGGAGCGCAGCACGGAGGCGCCGGTCAGGCTGTAGAGGAACCCGAACGCGATGCCCGCGAACGCGGTCCACACCAGCGCGTGCAGTTCACGCCTCAGCACCGGCGCCAGCATGCGCACGCCGATGTAGGCGGCCGCGAACACGATCGCGCACACGAAACCGAACAGGACGTTCCAGCCCGTGATCGGTCCGGCGTCGCGCACGTTGGCCGCAGCCCAGTACCCGTAGATCAGCCCTCCGACGACGGGCACCGCCCACTTCGCGACGGCGTGGGTGCGCGCGTCGAAGACATCGGGTGCGCGGTGCGTCCGCGCCGCCCAGGTCGAACCCGCGATTCCCGCCGTTCCCGCCGTACGCCCTGTCACCGCTGCGTGTCGTGCCCCTGACGCCTTCGAGACTGGTGCCGTGTGAGTCATGGGAGCACTCCTCTCTCCTCGTCCCGCCTTCCAGGTCACACCCCGGCCCGGTGGCTGGCAAGTCGGGATGCGGGGGTTTTGGCCTCGTGTTTCGCTGAACTCCATGAAGGTCGTACTCTTCGGCGCCACCGGAATGATCGGCAGCCGCATCGCAACGGAGGCATCGGCGCGCGGGCACCAGGTCCTGGCGGTGAGCCGCTCCGGGCAGTCGCCGGTCCCCGGGGTCACGGCGACCGCCGCGGACGCCTCGGACACGGCGAAGGCGACCGAGCTGGTGGCGGGCGCGGACGTGGTGGTCTCGGCCTGCGTACCGCCGAGAGACGGGACGGATCCCCGGGGGCCGTTTCTGGCGCTGAACACGGCGCTGGTGGAGGCCGCCCGGGCGGCCGGGGTGCGACGGCTGGTGATCGTGGGCGGGGCGGGCAGTCTGGAGGTCGCGCCCGGACAGGCGGTCGTGGACCAGCCCGGCTTCCCGGAGGCCGTTCTGGCGGAGGCGCGCGCCCACAGCGACGTCCTCGACTTCTACCGCACGGTCGACGACCTCGACTGGACGTACATCTCGCCCGCCGCCGACATCGCCCCCGGCGCCCGCACCGGCGCCTTCCGCCTGGGCGGCGACCGGCTGCTCACCGACGACCACGGCAACAGCAGGATCAGCGCCGAGGACTACGCCGTCGCCCTCGTCGACGAGCTGGAGACGCCCGCCCACCCGCGCGCCCGGATGTCGGTGGCGTACTGACGAGGAACGGATGGTACGGCGACGTGGGCGCCCTGCGACGCATCCGAGACCTGTCGCCGCTGCTCGGCCCGGTGCCCCCGGAGCAGCGAGAGGACTCCGTGCAGCGGCAGAAGATGCTGCGGCTGCACGGCCACAGTGTCGCCTGGGTGCCGCCGCTGCTCCTGCTCATCGCCATCGGACTGGCCGACTGGAACACCTCCGGCGAGTTCCGGATCATCACCTGGATCGTCGTCGTCCCCGGCATCGCGGCGGCGATCTGCGGGGTGTGGACCACGGCGGTCTTCGCCTGCCTGGCGGTCGTCACCTACGTCGAGGTGGACGCGTCCTGGGAGCACCAGTACCAGACCGGCCTTCCCGACTTCATCCTCGTCAGCGTGGGCGGCGTCCTCGCGGTCCTGGCCTGTGCGGTGCGGGTCCGCGGCGAGCGGCGCATGCTGCACATGATGGACGTCGCCGAGACCACCCGGCGCACGGTGCTGCGCCCGATGCCGCCGGGCTGGGGCGGCCTCGAACACGCGGCCGTGTACCTCGCCGCCGACAGCGAGGCCCGGGTCGGCGGGGACTTCTACGACATCCAGCCGGGCCCCCGCGGCACCCGGCTGCTCCTCGGCGACGTGCAGGGCAAGGGGCTGGGCGCGGTGGAGGCGGCGGCCGCGCTGCTCGGCACGTTCCGCGAGGCGGCCTACCACGAACCCCTCCTGCGGACGGTCGCCGACCGGCTGGAGGTGCGGATGAGCCGGCACGTCGGCTACCGCAAGGCGGTCGGCCGCGACGACCACGACCGCTTCGCCACCGCCGTCCTGGTGGGCTTCCCCGACGACACCCGGGACACCGTCGAGTTCGTCAACTTCGGCCACGAGCCGCCCCTCGTGGTCGCGCCCGGCGGCGTACGTACCCTGCCGCCGGGCCACGGACTTCCGCTGGGTCTGGCCGGGCTGACCTCCGACCGGCCGCTCGTCCGGACCGCCGTACTGGTCCCCGGCGAGACCCTGCTCCTCGTCACGGACGGGGTGACCGAGGCCCGCGACGCCGACGGAGCGTTCTTCCCGCTCCTCGACCGGGTGACGCGCGCCCTGACCGAGGACGCGCGCACCGTCGAGCCGCAGCGCCTCGTCGAACTCGTCCGCGACGGCACACTGCGGCACTGCGGCGGGCGGCTGGCCGACGACACCACGATCTTCGCGGTACGACGACCGGGGGACCCCAGGCCGGTGCTGTCGCCGAACGTGGTCCCGGAGGGCACGGGCGGGGGCACAACCCAGCCATAGGCGGGCGTTTGCCCGGCTGCCGTCCCCCCTTCGCAGGCGCAGCGGTTACGGTGCTGGCGTACGTGATCGATGGGGAGGGAGGGAACCATGCCCGGAACCGTGCTGCTCCTCGCGGCCTCACCGGTGGGCAAGGGGTGTCTGGTGGACGCGGCGTCCGTGCTCCCCGTGCTCGCGGCGGTGTCCCCCGCGGTGCTGTCGGGCACGGACACCGCGAACGTGGTGGAACTGGCCGACCCGTTGGAGCCGCAGGCCGTGCTGACCAGGCTGCGCGCGGCCGCCACGGCTCCCGGCCCGTTGACGATGTTCGTGACGGGCCAGCTCCAACTGGACCGCCGCCAGCGCCTGCCGCACCTCGCGCTGGCCCGCACCACCCCCTCGACCGTCCGCTACACGGCCTTCCCCTGGCACTGGATCACCGAGGAGCTCCGGCTGCGCGCACCGGGCACCACCGAGCTCCTGGTCGACCTGCACGCCGACGCGGAGACCTGGGAGTACCTCGCGACGAGCCCGCTCACCGCGGGCACGGGGGTCGGCCTGTACGGGCGCGTCGCCCCGCCGCCGCCCCGGCGCACGGTGGCGTCACCGGCGTACATGAAGGCTCTCGCGACGATCCTGCGCAGCGGCCGGCGGCCCGAACTCCCGCTGCTGCACCAGCAGTCGCTGGCCCGGATCGAGGCCGAGAGCGGGCCGTCGGGGATCGTGCTGGCGGCTCCCGCGCGGATACCCGTGGTCCCGGATCCGCACGCCGCGATCACCGCCGCCGCGCAGGCCGGCCGGCACGACGAGGCCGCGGCACTGGCCGCGCGCTGGGAGCAGGAGGCGGCCCGCACCTGGGGCGTCGCCTCCGAACAGGCCCTGCACTGGGCGGAGGTCCGCGCGGACCTGGCGATGCTCGCGGGCGACCCGGTCGGCAGCTGCCGCACCTGGCTGGCGATCGCCGGACACCGGCTGGACGCGGGCCAGCCCACCGACGCCCCGGCCGTCGAGTCGGCCGCGGACCGGGCCCACCATCAGTGGGGGCAGATCGGCGACTCCGCGCGGGCCGTCGAACTCGGCGCCGCGCTGGCCGAGTTGAGGCTGCGCGTGCCCGGACGTCGACGGGGCGCCCTCGACCACATACAGCAGCACCTCAGCAGGCTCCAGGCGCGGGTGTGACGGTCGGGTTCAGGGCCCGGCGGGCAGTCTGCCCCTGAACCGGGCGCCGCGGTCGGAGGGTTCGAGCGTCACCGTGCCGCCGGCCGGCCGCGCCGTGCCGGTTCCACACCCCGTTGTGCCGCAGGTTGCCGACGCTCGCGGGCTGGTCCGGGCCGTTCGTGAAGACGCAGGTGTCGCCGGTCTCCTCGAAGTCGTCGACGGTCGCGGCGACCGTGCCGTCCGGGGCGATGCCGACGCCGTACGGCGTGTCTGCCACGGGGGCAGGCGCGCACCTGTTCCAGGTCGCAGAGGCGGTACTCGGTGAGCGCCCGGTTCCCGGGTCCGCCACGACGAGGTTGGCCGCGTACAACGTGCCCGAGTCCGGGCTGAGTTCGAGGTCGGTGACCTGGGGCAGCCCGCAGAGCCTGCCGACCTGCGAGTCGTGCAGAACCTGTGAGCCGTGTGTGGCGAGGGGGTAAAGGTTAAGTCGTGCCACTGACAACAGGAGGCGCAGGGGTCCCAGGAACGCGTGGGCATGCCGTTCCGCCCCTGTCGAGAGCCTCCCCCGGCGTCAACTCCGGTGCCATGATGGTGAGTCATGACTGCTGAGGGGGAGGGTGTGGCAGCCCGGGCCATCCGCGTGCGTCTGGACGGGACGGCGAGCGACAGCGATGTCGGCGCCCTGAAGAAGTGGCTGGAGCGGGAGAGGCCGCTGGAGCAGCTGGTCAAACGGGGCGATCTCAGGATCGAGGAGCGCGCCGGGACCGATGAGCAGGGCACGCCCATGGGCGTCGGCATGGACATCGTGCTGGTGCTGATCGGGGCGGGCGCCGAGACGCTCTTCAAGGAACTGCTCGCACAGGTCAAGAGCGCGGTACGGGCCTGGAGCGACAACCGCGGCTCCGTGGAGAACGGCGATCCGCCGGAGGCCCGTGTCGATCCCCTGGGTCCCGACGAGAGGTAGCCGGGTGGACCGCTTCGACCCGCGGGGAAAGGTGAACCGGGCGCTGCTGGTCGGTGTGTCCGAGTACGAGTTCACGCGGCCGAAGCACCGCGACGGCGTCCCGGGCCAGCTGCCCGCCGTCGCCCACAACCTCGCCGTGCTCGTACGGGCCCTGGAGCGGGGCGGAGTCCTCCGGCCCCTGGAGATCACCGTCGCGCGCTCACCGCGGCTGGCCGACTTCCGCCACTCCCTGCGTGCGGCCGCCGACTCCGCCGAGGGGCTGCTCCTGCTCTACTTCGCCGGACACGGCGCCGTGCCCAGCGCGGGCGACGAACTGTGGCTGCAGATGCGCGACGCCGAGGTCGTCCGGGGCGAGACGGCGGGGTTCGAGGGCGCGGCCCGGTTCACCAACGTGCTGCGCATCCTCGCCAACAGCCACGCGGAGCGGATCGTGGTCGTCCTCGACTGCTGCAACGCGGGCAACGCCGCTCGGGTGTGGGAGGCCGTGGAGCGCCCCGACGTCCGACGGCGCGTCTCGGTGCTGATGAGCGTGCAGGCCAACCACCGCATCGACGCGGGCGACGCCGACACCCCCACGCCGTTCACCGCCCGGCTGGTGGAACTGCTGACGTCGGGCGTCGAGGATCGGGAGGGCGAGGGGCGGGGCGACGAGGTTCACTTCCTGGCCCTCGCGGAGGCGCTCAGGGCCTACATGTCCACCCACCACCGGACCGAACGCGGCGAGGCCTGGGAACCGCAGAGCCGCACGGAGAACCCTCCGGTGGACGTGGTGCTGGGGATCAGGGCGGGGGCCGGGAGACCCGTCGGCCCCAGGACGGAGGCCGTCGGAGCGGGCGCGGCGAGCCGCCCCGCGTCCGGCCGCCGTCGGCACCGCGCCTTCGTGGCCCGGGTGCGTGCGGCGGCGGCCCGGTTATGGTCCGGGACCGTGGGCCCGGGTGCGCTCCGGCTCTCGGCTGCCGCCCCGCACCGGCCCCCCGGCCAGGCACCCGGCGGGCGGTCGACCCGCCGTGCCGCCGTCGTCCTCCTCGTCCTCGCCGCCGCCCTCGGTCTCGTCGGCTACTTCGTCGTCGACAACGCGGCCTCCGACCGGTCCGCCTGCGGCCCGCCCGTGGAACTGCGGCTGCTCACGGACCCCGATCTCGAATCCACCGTCCGCAAGGCGGCCGACACCTATCTCACGTCGGCGGCGAACACCACGGGCGGCGGCTGCCGGCGCAGTGGGATCACGGTGTACGGCGCGGGCTCGGCGGCCGTGGTGGCGGGCCTGCGCGACCAGTCGGACCCCT
This portion of the Streptomyces mirabilis genome encodes:
- a CDS encoding alpha/beta fold hydrolase, which produces MAPFLAYEDKGSGADAAALPLVLIHGHPFDHTMWTPQIAAFSSRRRVIAPDLRGYGASPVIPGVTPLATFAEDIAALLDHLGVDRFILAGLSMGGQIAMECYRLFPERIRGLVLADTFPSAETPEGRKARAAMADRLLREGMTGYADEVLHKMVAPYADAEVAAHVHRMMTATPPEGAAAALRGRAERPDYRDLLTRVTVPALVVVGADDEYTPVPDAEAMHAALPHSTLSVIAAAAHLPNLERPEEFNAALADFLDGLDA
- a CDS encoding NAD(P)-dependent oxidoreductase encodes the protein MKVVLFGATGMIGSRIATEASARGHQVLAVSRSGQSPVPGVTATAADASDTAKATELVAGADVVVSACVPPRDGTDPRGPFLALNTALVEAARAAGVRRLVIVGGAGSLEVAPGQAVVDQPGFPEAVLAEARAHSDVLDFYRTVDDLDWTYISPAADIAPGARTGAFRLGGDRLLTDDHGNSRISAEDYAVALVDELETPAHPRARMSVAY
- a CDS encoding PP2C family protein-serine/threonine phosphatase, producing MLRLHGHSVAWVPPLLLLIAIGLADWNTSGEFRIITWIVVVPGIAAAICGVWTTAVFACLAVVTYVEVDASWEHQYQTGLPDFILVSVGGVLAVLACAVRVRGERRMLHMMDVAETTRRTVLRPMPPGWGGLEHAAVYLAADSEARVGGDFYDIQPGPRGTRLLLGDVQGKGLGAVEAAAALLGTFREAAYHEPLLRTVADRLEVRMSRHVGYRKAVGRDDHDRFATAVLVGFPDDTRDTVEFVNFGHEPPLVVAPGGVRTLPPGHGLPLGLAGLTSDRPLVRTAVLVPGETLLLVTDGVTEARDADGAFFPLLDRVTRALTEDARTVEPQRLVELVRDGTLRHCGGRLADDTTIFAVRRPGDPRPVLSPNVVPEGTGGGTTQP